Proteins encoded in a region of the Flammeovirga yaeyamensis genome:
- the ispG gene encoding (E)-4-hydroxy-3-methylbut-2-enyl-diphosphate synthase, translating to MHKHWYCNNINAYKRRKTVEVNIGGIPMGGDNPIRVQSMTTVDTMDTEGSIEEVIRMVDSGCEYVRITAPSIKEAQNLKAIKDGLKERGYDVPLVADIHFTPNAAEVAAKLIEKVRINPGNYADKKKFDFIEYDDKAYNAELERIREKFVPLVEICKEHGTAMRIGTNHGSLSDRILSRYGDTPLGMVESALEFLRICDDMDYHNIVLSMKASNTQVMVQAYRLLVQKMEEEGLKPYPLHLGVTEAGDGEDGRVKSAVGIGTLLEDGLGDTVRVSLTEAPEAEAPVAAALINRYNQRAEEAEEISTSIDISPKNPFQYERRKTVEVDTFGDHNVPRVIADFSNVKNIEMADLKSIGHHYLPATDKWGMSDHGADFIYTGSQPLPFMSPNGMKNIVDASSWNEDININPLFDVEEFKSASKKHVSLNFIKGDIHSINDTFINSLKGDSTVVLWIKSDNAHAMPELRAILFKLYKSGIKTPVIIERTYQNVTSDELQLYSSTDIGGLLIDGLGDGVFLKPLQGASKEELLENISTSNRLAFGILQAARTRMTKTEYISCPSCGRTLFDLQETTAMIRKRTDHLKGLKIGIMGCIVNGPGEMADADYGYVGSGKGKITLYRGQDVVKRSVPSENAVDELIKIIDGDGNWFEPETSEA from the coding sequence ATGCATAAGCACTGGTATTGTAATAATATAAACGCATACAAACGCAGGAAAACAGTAGAAGTGAATATTGGAGGAATTCCAATGGGTGGAGATAATCCTATCAGAGTCCAATCGATGACCACTGTAGATACTATGGATACCGAAGGTTCTATAGAAGAAGTGATAAGAATGGTAGACTCAGGATGTGAGTATGTAAGAATTACAGCACCTAGCATTAAAGAGGCTCAAAACCTAAAAGCAATAAAAGATGGTTTAAAAGAAAGAGGGTATGACGTTCCATTAGTTGCGGATATCCACTTCACTCCTAACGCTGCCGAAGTTGCTGCTAAACTCATCGAAAAAGTTAGAATCAACCCCGGTAACTATGCCGATAAAAAGAAATTTGATTTTATCGAATATGATGATAAAGCTTATAATGCCGAATTAGAAAGAATTAGAGAAAAATTTGTTCCATTAGTCGAAATCTGTAAAGAACATGGTACTGCTATGCGAATAGGTACAAACCATGGATCATTATCAGATAGAATTTTAAGTAGATATGGTGACACTCCACTAGGAATGGTGGAATCAGCACTTGAATTCTTAAGAATTTGTGATGACATGGACTATCATAATATCGTTCTTTCTATGAAAGCAAGTAATACACAAGTGATGGTGCAAGCCTACCGATTACTTGTTCAAAAAATGGAAGAAGAAGGATTAAAGCCCTATCCGCTTCACTTAGGAGTTACTGAAGCCGGTGACGGAGAAGATGGCAGAGTAAAATCGGCTGTAGGTATTGGTACTTTATTAGAAGATGGTTTAGGTGATACTGTTCGTGTTTCTTTAACAGAGGCTCCGGAAGCAGAAGCACCTGTTGCTGCCGCTTTGATCAATCGTTACAATCAAAGAGCTGAAGAAGCGGAAGAGATTTCTACTTCTATAGATATTTCTCCAAAAAATCCTTTCCAATATGAAAGAAGAAAAACAGTAGAAGTTGATACGTTTGGCGATCACAATGTACCAAGAGTAATTGCAGATTTTTCTAATGTAAAAAATATTGAAATGGCCGATTTAAAATCTATCGGACATCATTATCTGCCTGCTACTGACAAATGGGGAATGTCTGATCATGGAGCAGACTTTATTTATACAGGAAGTCAACCTTTACCTTTTATGTCGCCAAACGGCATGAAAAACATTGTTGATGCCTCGTCTTGGAATGAAGATATCAATATCAATCCACTTTTTGATGTAGAAGAATTTAAATCTGCTTCTAAAAAGCATGTATCATTAAACTTCATCAAAGGTGATATTCACTCAATTAATGATACTTTTATCAACTCATTAAAAGGAGACTCAACAGTTGTACTTTGGATAAAATCAGATAATGCTCATGCTATGCCTGAACTAAGAGCTATTTTATTCAAATTATATAAATCAGGCATTAAAACTCCTGTAATTATCGAACGAACTTATCAAAATGTAACTTCAGATGAATTACAATTATATAGCTCAACGGATATTGGAGGACTTTTAATTGATGGTCTCGGTGATGGCGTTTTCCTAAAACCTCTTCAAGGTGCATCAAAAGAAGAATTATTGGAAAATATCTCGACAAGTAACCGTTTAGCTTTTGGTATTCTTCAAGCAGCAAGAACGAGAATGACCAAAACAGAATACATCTCCTGCCCTTCTTGTGGACGAACATTATTCGATTTACAAGAAACAACAGCCATGATCAGAAAAAGAACTGATCACCTTAAAGGTTTAAAAATTGGTATTATGGGTTGTATCGTCAACGGTCCTGGAGAAATGGCCGATGCTGATTATGGCTATGTTGGCTCTGGAAAAGGAAAGATTACCTTATACAGAGGTCAGGATGTCGTAAAAAGATCGGTGCCTTCTGAAAATGCTGTAGATGAACTAATAAAAATTATTGACGGTGATGGTAATTGGTTTGAGCCAGAAACTTCAGAAGCCTAA